Below is a genomic region from Tumebacillus amylolyticus.
ACTCCAATAGAAACTCGACAAATAGGAAAAGGCGTCTCCCGTCACCAGACGGCGCAGAATTCCGCTCCAGCGCCCTGTGGTTTTGGTCTGCTCCCGAGAGGTCTGATCGCTGCCCTGCGTTCGTCTCGTGAGTGTTTTGTCCAACATCGACACGTCGGGGTTCCTCCCATCTCTTGCTACCAAAAATTCGACATACCCATAGTATGTTAGTTTACCTTTTATTTATCTAAATTATACGTTTCCAATGTGTTGGTACTGTGTCTGCAGGTCTTTTTTTCAATCTCTATAGGTTTCGGACAAGTAGCTACAGCTTAGACCGTCTGTTTTTGATACACTACTAGGTAGAACTTTCATGTGTGAGGGGAACAGCCATGCAGACGATTCTAATCGTAGAAGACGAAAAGCCCATCGTGCGCTTGTTGCAAGCCTATCTGACCCGAGCAGGTTATCTCGTGGAAGCGGCGATGGACGGCGATGAAGCCTTGGTTGCGTATGGACAACTGCGACCGGCGCTGGTGCTGCTCGATATCAATTTGCCCAGACGCAACGGGTGGGGCGTTTTGGAGGAGATTCGCAAGTTGGGATCAACTCCGGTGATCATGCTGACTGCTCGCGGCGACGTCACCGACCGCCTGCGCGGGTTGCAAAACGGCGCCGATGATTACATACCGAAGCCCTTTGACCCGGACGAGGTCGTCGCTCGAGTCCAAGCGGTTTTGCGCCGACCTCCCGCGCTGGTGGAAACCGACCAAGTGCGCATCGGCAGTTTGGCGGTGGACTTTACCGCCCGTTCCATTGCGCTGGGCGGCGAAACGTTAGCTCTGGCTCCGAGAGACTGGGATTTGCTCGCCTTTTTCGTCCGCCATCCCAACCAAAGTTTCACCCGCGACCAATTGCTGGATCGTGTGTGGGGCTTCGATTACGAGGGCGGAGATCGAGCGGTCGATGTGGCGATCAAACGCCTGCGTCAATCCCTGCGCGACTGGCCGACCGAAGAAGGAGAGATCGTGACGATCCGCGGCATGGGGTATATGCTCCGTGCGTAGTCGTTGGCTGAGATTCTGGCGACAGCGCACAGAGCCCGTGCCGCTTCTGACCGTCTGGACGTGGCGGTATCTGTTGGTGTTGGTCGGAAGTCTCGCGTTCTTGGTGGTGTTGGCAGGGCTTTGGTTGCAAAGCAACGCGTACGACCAAGCGTACGAGATGATGAATTTGCGCGCCAACCAATTGGCCGACTCTGTGGGACAGACGATGGCATCCGGCGGTTCGCTTGATAAATTGAAGCCGTACCGCGATTTGCACAGCGAGTGGTACATCGTGCAGATTTTCGACGACAACAACCATGAACTGCTTTTTTTAAAAGGGAAAAATCCGACAGTCCCCGGTGAAGTTCGTTTGCAATCGACAAAACGAGATTCCGTGTTGGCGAACAACGTCATTCAGGAAGAAATCGAGACGAACGATCAAAATTGGTTGCGCGTCGGCGCGCCCATCCTTCTGAACGATGACCGGACGTATGCGCTCTATCTCACGTTGCCTGAAAAAATCGCCATCCCCCGCGTCAACCGCCAGTTCGGGTGGGCGGTCATCCAGATTGTCGGTGTCGCACTGGCCGGATGGATCGTCATCTACTTCCTGTCCAAACGACTGACCCGACCCTTGCGCCAATTGGCACGAGCGGCTCGGCAGATCGCAGAAGGCGGATACGACCCCGTATTGCCTGAAGGCGTCAAGGAGCAAGAGCTGCAACAACTCCTCGTCTCCTTCCGCGACATGGCCTCGCGCTTAAAACAACTGGAGCAGATGCGCACCGACCTCCTCGCGGGGGTTTCGCACGAATTGCGCACACCGCTCACGTCCATTCGCGGCATGATCCAAGCGGTGCAGAGCAAAGTCGTCACCGACGAAGAAGCGGAGGAATTCCTCCAAATCTCGCTGGATGAGTCGAAACGGTTGCAAAGCATGGTCGAACAACTCCTGCACGTCTCCGCCATCCAGACGGGCGCTCAGGAGTTTTCGCGGGAGACGGTGGACCTCATCTCGCTCGTCGAGGAAGTCATCCAGCAATTGAGCGTCTTGCCGACGTTTGCTTCCGTGCAGTTTGAGCGCAACCTCCCGCCTGCCCCAGTTTGGGTGAGCGGTGACGCCGGCGCGTTGCGCCAGATTCTCCTCAACCTGCTCAACAACTCCAAGCATGCCCGTCCAACCTCCGTCACACCGCTCACCATTCGGCTGACAGCTCAGGCGGTGGGCGGTCAAGTCCTTCTCGACGTGGCGGACAACGGAACCGGCATTCCGCCGGAGGAGCAGTTGTATATCTTCGAACGCTTCTATCGTGGGCAGGAACGCCCGCGTGGGAGTCACGGCCTTGGACTCGGCCTCACGTTGTCACGATTGTTGGCACGCGGACAGGGCGGAGATTTGCTCTTGATCAAGTCGTCCGAACAGGGCACCACGTTCCGTCTGCTCATGAAAAAAACGCCCCCGCACTAAGCGGTGGGCGTTCTTTTTGGTTCCAGCCATGTCAGGACTTTTGCCGAGAGTTCCTCACGTGCCCAAAACGTCATCGTCTCGGTGAGATCGTGAGTCTCGCGCAGAGCTTTGACAAACTCTGTGCCCAAGTAGTAGCCGAGGCGGTTGTGGCCGAAATGGCTGCCTCCACGGAGGCGGAACCACTCGATTTGAGAGGCGTGCGTATAATCCGCGAGGTCTTGGTGGAAACGGTTCGAGATTTCAGCCTCATGCGAGCGACAGAAGTTCAGCCATTCCTCGCCGTCTTCTTCGTAGGAGTAGTAGACCCAATCCGGCAAACCGGGGACGAGCTGTTGGGTCAAATAGGTCGCGATGCCTTCGAAGTAGAGCGAAGTGTAGCCGTCATCCTTGAGCTTGCTCCAATCCATACCGGCACGGCCAAGCATGACGAAGTGGAAGGCATGACCCAATTCGTGCATCACGATCGAACGCAGATGTTGCGGGTCATCGGAGAGCTTTTCGACGGCGAAGTAGAGACGACATCTGGTATCGACCCACGCGTTGGAGCCATAGGCACCGACGAGCAGAGTTGCGTCAATTTCAAACTCCACCCCGAGATAGAGGGAAATGGTTTCGGCGCACTCTTCGATGATCGCGGGCAGTTGTGCGATCACGTTTCGCAGACGGTCGGAATGGGTCGGGTATTTTTCAAGAGTGGCTTGAAGTCGTTCGGGGGTACGCGGGCAATGTCCGTTAAAATAGATAGAGTCAAAAAGTGTGGGGTACTGGGCGTAATAGACGTCCAAGTCCTCCACCGTCAACGGCTCTTCGCGGTCGTACAGCGCGAGAAACGCCGGAGTCGTATCGAGCAGTTTCAAAGCAATCCACTCCCAGTGTGTGGCGGATTTTGAAAATCAGCATTCGGAACGAGGAACAGCTTCGTCGTAGATCGTGAAACCGTCAGCTTCATCATAATCAATGACAAGTTCGCCGACGAGGGTTGCTGTCTTGGTGTCGAAGAGGAACAGCAGGCCCTCTTCTTCCACCTGTGTATCGCGCGGTTTTGGCTCATCCAGAGCCAATTTATAGATGGGGCCGCCTCAGCCGGGGACGCAGAAGATGCGTGCGCCGAGGTTGTCGCGATCGTCCTTGGCAAGCAAGAACTCGATGCGCTCGACGGCATCGCGGGAGATGTCGATCATGATCATGGCGTTTGCCTCGCTTTTTTTGATATCTTGTTTTTTCCAGTTTACTAGATGGTTTGTCCGCGTGCAATGACGGACCACACAGACAGGGAGCCATCATGGTTCAAGACGGTCAGATGGTCGGTGAGGTTGGCGACGGGGCAGGAGTGGTTCGGGATAATTTCCAGCACGTCCCCGACGCGGATGTGGCTGTCGGTTGGGATGCGTACGACCCCGTGTTCTTCGGAGAGGCGTTCGATGACGGCGTGTTCATGCCCGACGATCAAACCGTAGCCCTGCAACGCATCGCTGCCGTGGGCACCACGGTCCAACGCGAGCGTCTTGGCTCCCGCATCGATGACAATCCGATCTCCTGCAGGTCGAGACACCACACGACTCAGCACGCGCAACGAAACTCGCTCTGGGCGCACAACCCCCAGTCGAATCTGCGTGGCATCGCAGAACACATAATTACCCGGCCGAATCTCCGTCACACCACTCACAGCCCCCGAAATCCGAACGGTCGGTGTCGAGCCAACGGAAACTGCGAGGGACGACGCATTCTGTTTTTGGCTTTGGATTTCGCCTTGGCTCTGCACCAACGCCATCGTCTCCAAGAGGCAATGCGCTTCGTACTCGCCGATTGCCCGTACTTGCTCCGGCGTTTGGGCGCCGTATGCATGTCCTGCGTGCGTCAGGAACCCTTGCACGTCAAGCCCCGGAAGTTGCGCCATCTCTCGAAAAAGTTGAGCAGCCCTTTCCCCCGGCTCAACTCCCACACGCTTCAATCCAGAATCCACCTTGAGCCATACTTTCAGCTGCACCCCTTGCGCCACTGCCGCTTCGGAGAGCGCTTGTGCATGCGCCAACTCCGCCGTCAGCGTCTGCAACACAGCCTGCGGGTACTGCGCCATCAACTCAAACAGCCGCCGAATCTTGGGCCCAACCAACGGATACGCCACCAACACATCCCGAGCCCCGCGTTCCAGAAACACGGTTGCTTCCCCGAGCTTCGCACACGTCAGCCCCACAGCTCCCGCCGCCAGTTGCAGTTCGGCAATCTCCCACGTCTTGTGCGTTTTCAAGTGCGGTCGCAAGCGGACGCCATGCTCCCGAGCGAACTCCGCCATCTCCCGTACGTTCTGCTCCAGCTTCGCCCGATGAACCAGCACCATCGGTGTCTCCAATTCATCGACCGTTTTCGCCATTTCCTGCTGCCAGAATTCCGTCATCTCGCCATCACTCCCTGTCGAAAATTTATTTCCCGTGCAATATCGAGAGGATTGAAAAAAGCCACCCGCTCCGGATGGCTATTTTTCAACCTGTGCAAAACGATGCTTCAACACGCGTTCGAGCGCCAACGGATAGACCTCGTCTTTTAAAATCGGGCTGAACTCCGCGCCCGCACGCACTTCCTCCACCGACGGCGGTTCTGCAA
It encodes:
- a CDS encoding response regulator transcription factor, coding for MQTILIVEDEKPIVRLLQAYLTRAGYLVEAAMDGDEALVAYGQLRPALVLLDINLPRRNGWGVLEEIRKLGSTPVIMLTARGDVTDRLRGLQNGADDYIPKPFDPDEVVARVQAVLRRPPALVETDQVRIGSLAVDFTARSIALGGETLALAPRDWDLLAFFVRHPNQSFTRDQLLDRVWGFDYEGGDRAVDVAIKRLRQSLRDWPTEEGEIVTIRGMGYMLRA
- a CDS encoding ATP-binding protein, with amino-acid sequence MRSRWLRFWRQRTEPVPLLTVWTWRYLLVLVGSLAFLVVLAGLWLQSNAYDQAYEMMNLRANQLADSVGQTMASGGSLDKLKPYRDLHSEWYIVQIFDDNNHELLFLKGKNPTVPGEVRLQSTKRDSVLANNVIQEEIETNDQNWLRVGAPILLNDDRTYALYLTLPEKIAIPRVNRQFGWAVIQIVGVALAGWIVIYFLSKRLTRPLRQLARAARQIAEGGYDPVLPEGVKEQELQQLLVSFRDMASRLKQLEQMRTDLLAGVSHELRTPLTSIRGMIQAVQSKVVTDEEAEEFLQISLDESKRLQSMVEQLLHVSAIQTGAQEFSRETVDLISLVEEVIQQLSVLPTFASVQFERNLPPAPVWVSGDAGALRQILLNLLNNSKHARPTSVTPLTIRLTAQAVGGQVLLDVADNGTGIPPEEQLYIFERFYRGQERPRGSHGLGLGLTLSRLLARGQGGDLLLIKSSEQGTTFRLLMKKTPPH
- a CDS encoding aminopeptidase: MKLLDTTPAFLALYDREEPLTVEDLDVYYAQYPTLFDSIYFNGHCPRTPERLQATLEKYPTHSDRLRNVIAQLPAIIEECAETISLYLGVEFEIDATLLVGAYGSNAWVDTRCRLYFAVEKLSDDPQHLRSIVMHELGHAFHFVMLGRAGMDWSKLKDDGYTSLYFEGIATYLTQQLVPGLPDWVYYSYEEDGEEWLNFCRSHEAEISNRFHQDLADYTHASQIEWFRLRGGSHFGHNRLGYYLGTEFVKALRETHDLTETMTFWAREELSAKVLTWLEPKRTPTA
- a CDS encoding alanine racemase, yielding MTEFWQQEMAKTVDELETPMVLVHRAKLEQNVREMAEFAREHGVRLRPHLKTHKTWEIAELQLAAGAVGLTCAKLGEATVFLERGARDVLVAYPLVGPKIRRLFELMAQYPQAVLQTLTAELAHAQALSEAAVAQGVQLKVWLKVDSGLKRVGVEPGERAAQLFREMAQLPGLDVQGFLTHAGHAYGAQTPEQVRAIGEYEAHCLLETMALVQSQGEIQSQKQNASSLAVSVGSTPTVRISGAVSGVTEIRPGNYVFCDATQIRLGVVRPERVSLRVLSRVVSRPAGDRIVIDAGAKTLALDRGAHGSDALQGYGLIVGHEHAVIERLSEEHGVVRIPTDSHIRVGDVLEIIPNHSCPVANLTDHLTVLNHDGSLSVWSVIARGQTI